The DNA window CTTGTATTGAGACCAACAGCAGATTTAACCATTTGAGCTAGACGAGGAACTAATAGATCCAGTGATTCTTTGTCAACAACTTTTAAACAGATATCAAGGGTTTCCCACATCGGAGAATCTTTAGCCACAGCTATGCGCAAGCTTTCAAGCTTTTCACTTTGGATGCCAACATTCCCTGCATGCATCTTTGGTCCAAATTCAGGAATGAGTGAAGTACAGAAACTGTTAAGTGGACTCTTGGAACATCACCACCCATCCATGCTTaacaaaaaccaagaaaagtAGCTACCTCAACATAGTTTAACCTTTGATCCTCCAAACTTGATAAACATTCGAGCATACAGCTGACAAATTCTGCCAGATGTGGCTTAAGTGCAGGGCCAGCCCCCTATGAACATTGGGCAGTCAGTTTGTGTAATTCAATTCATGAAAGCAGTAAACACAAAACATAATTGATAAAAGTTGGTTATAGGCCACGCATATACAAAGTAGAAAATATCACTTCATCTATTGTGGCAACAACTCCTTATTTTATGCTCAATCGGATAATGCCACCTGGCTACAACACACTAATAGTCTAGTGTATTATAGCACTTCACGAAGCCCATTGGTGAATACTTCGACGGTTGCAATTAGTGCAAGCTTAAGTGGAGCAAAAACATATGACGTTGGCTTCTCCTTAACACCACAAGAAGAAACTGAATATTTGGTTAGAATATGAATACAGCTAAACTGCTACAATCTTTTGTGATTTAATATGTTAAACAAAATAGAGATGCCCATAAAAACTCCAGAAAGCTGCCACTAAAATTATACATGCAGAACGCCGATAAAATTTGTGAATTCGACAAGCCATATACCTTAGCAAGCTTCATAACCAAACTTATAGATGCCTTTTGAACACTTGAGACTTTACTGAGTATGCCTTCAGAAAGCAAGTACGGCAGTACAATGTTCATTGTTTCATTTGCATCAGATGCAGAAGTAAGTGATACATCACAGAGCCTAACTGTCAATGAGCTTACAGCTCGGCACAAACTGTCACCAGCATTTCGCACAGTTTCCTTAATATCATCCATCGCTCGGAAGgtggtcatccatatttttctcaaatgCTTAGAAACCTTAACAAAAGGAAATATAACCACTATTTTATTCTCAAATTAAATCCAAAACCAGTTATTCGTATCCTATGCAAAACAAAATAGTTATACAAAATcgagaaaacaaattaaaaaagttaattatctACCTGACTATATCTTCGACCTTGGATAATGTCTGCAAGTGCAAGACATGAAGCTTCACGTGAACGCCAGAGCCTTGATCCAGATTGAACCAATAAATCTTCTACTATTAGATCGTAATGTTCATCTATTGTTTTCTTTGGATCTGCAACAATTAATTTCCATATGTGTGCCATGGAATCCTAGAATGAAATAAGAAGTATCAGTGTTAGCTaggaagaaatatttttgaaatagttGAAGAGATCAAAATTAGATGGTCTGTATCGCAAGTTGCATGGATAATATGGAGCCATTGAATGACTGTTTCAATGGGACATCTCCAAGCTTGTCAACCTCTCAACCTCCTCGCTGTTATCAGGTGAGGAGGCTTGCCTTTGGAGTTTGGCTTGAGCCCTGATATGGACTCTGGCTAGGAGTTCTAGGCATGTGAGTCAGGTCATTATGTTGTCTCTATACAGGCGTGTTTGTTTCTCAAAAGACGTAACAGTGTGCTGTAAGgcttttttccccttcttctATTAATGCAATGATACACAACTCTCCTGCGTGTTTGAGGGGAAAAAACTTGAATTGCCACCTAAGGTGAACAGACAGGGTAGCAATATTTAAATACTCGAGCTGTCTGATGCATTATACCACTTTATAACTGCTTTGGATTCTACATAAAAAAGAAGACTGCATTGTAACTCTATATCTATACACcattgaaacaaaaaaaaccaaaatatctcTAAGACAAAAAATACACAGAACCTCAGCTATGGAGTTGCTGAAATTTTCAAGGCCACAGCTAACAAAATTCATACTCAGTTTGATGCAAATGAAATAAGTATGTTAAAGGATCAGAACGTACTAAcacaaacaatcaaacataaaaataagaaaataaaacatgacatactccctctgtcccaaaggTAGGGATGGGAATGTACAGTACAACTCCAATACCTGGATGTTTTTATCAGGATCATATTGGTAACGGACAAGCCTGGGAATTAGGGCATGCAGATGAGGTTGAAGTGCCTCACCAGCTTGCTTGGCTATCTTGGAAAATCCAAAAGCAGCACCCCTCTTGGAATTGATAGCAGCCTGATAATTAGCTAGATCCATGAACTTGTATATTAAGTCAGGTTGGCCCATCTCATTGGCAAGGCTACAAAGCTCCTTGTATGTGCTAAGCCTTCCTCCAGTAGGATTATTGCCAATAGTTCCTTCTTGAAAAACCTCTGAATCCTCCATCAGCTGATGCAGACACAGGAAAACATCAATAGTTTTCTTTTAGGTCCCTTTTCTTTATCAGGTTctcttaaaaatagagaacTGGAAACATAGTGTGCACCTTGATGGCCCTTTTCTTCTTTGCTGCGCCAGACAGTGTATTCACAAGAGCATGAACCAGCTGCTCCTTCATAGATGCGTCACCAAGCTCATATACAATACTCATGCCTTGGGATGCCAGATCTTGTGTAAGGTCATTCTGATCACCAAGAAGGTGGGTAAGAGCTTCCTGTAAAAGTAATGTACTTCAAAAGGTAAGTAGAAGCATAGAGCAAACTGTTATAGACTGGAATAATGATAGAAGACATTTGGAAGTGAGACATATTATGACAGTAAAAGAGAAAGTTTGAGAATGACTCAACAGTGAAGGCCATTCTTTCACCCCCAAGATGTATATGCATGCACAGTTTGTAGAATCACATACTTAGGTTTCTGGTTTTCTTCAATTGAAATGTGTAAACACCAGAAAggacaaaagctaaaagaagatatttttttgcacCCTGTACATGGATGAAGTCTTAAAATAGGTGATTGTATCATgagattttaatatttttcagtgACCTCTGAGGAGCTctgaattatattatattgctGCACGTGTTGTAAATGGAAGGCGcaagattattataaaaattaagctgTCTTCTGTGCCCTCGTCAGCCTACTGGCatcattttacatttttataaaactCACACAACAACCTATGATATATCAGTCCTAATGCAAACTTTGGAGTGGCATCAATCATATTTTTCCTAAGATATAATAGGATCTCTGTAATGATCAAGATATCTTATCATTGTTTGTCAAACCTGAATTTGTGGAAGCAGTTCGAGAATCTTTGGATGCTGACCGCAGTACATTGTAAGTGAGACCAACCAGACAGTACCTGCACACCGTTCCTCTTTTCTACTGCTATAAATTAGTGTATCAAACAACCTTTTTATAATTTCTTCTCGAGCCATTGCATGTGCTTCTTCACAACCGCTTCTTTTATTGGAGTTAACAGAGACAAGTAGGGGTGCATCACCAGTAAGATAGTTTGTGGCCTGGGAAAGGGAGACAAAATTTGTTTCTAGTATTACATCTGTGGTCACAGGAACTTGCCCCCATATAAAAGATAGCGCTTCTCCGGCTGCAAAAAGAACATCTTCCACCTGAATAATGATATTTCGGAATAGAAATGGTCAATATAGAATATATTTAActgcaaattttgaattgatcaaAGAACTACCTTAGAGCGtgaaagactaaaaattaagtCCAACGCATTATTCAGATGTGCAAAGGACAACTCGTTCCAAGATAGGTGTCCCAGTGATATCAAAATCTTTTGTATAGCTTTAGTATCATTCTCAGAAAGCAGCTTAGCCAGCCTCTCATTCAGGATTGTTAAAAGTGCATCTGCGATAAATGAGATTAGCTTAAACAAATACATAGCAGAGGAACGTGGTGAATATCACAGTTCATTTGTATCAGAAGTGTGAGAAACACATTTTACCTTGAGAGGAGTTTCGATTAATAGAAGGCAATGCACAGCGCAGACCAATATGACCAAGAGCTTCCATCGCAGTGGAAGCCAATGCCGAACCCTCAGATTCAACAACTTTTACAAGAACATCAGTTGATTTCTGTACCATTTCTTCAGTTATCTGTACATATTCATAAAAATGACAGCACAGTAGCCCTCAgttacatttttaaatatatttctacagCGATAGGATTATTGAAGACTGATTGAAAAGCACCATGGCTGCAAGCATCTAAGCATGAGAAAGGACATAACAAAATAGGTAATGAGTTTGTACACTGAGTTATGTACTTTCTTTCCAGCATGTGACATCACCTTTATCAGTTCATCACTAGTTAGGGATGCAAACTAAACCCTTGTGCCTTCTATCTGGGGCTGAATAATCCAGCCAATTTGGCACATTAATAGCCCAAGAAACCAGCATGAAAATGGTAAAGGCATATATTCCACATGTGTAGATAAATGTTGATGCCCTATTTTAgggggggtggggtgggggggggggggggggagattaaaaaaacgaaCACTTTCTTGTATTGTCCTATAGTTTTGAGAACATTGTATGGCATGGGCAAATTATAATGTAATTTATCCTTGCACATGACGTTCCAAACAAGAACTTCCTTCCACTAGTCCGTTTCATTATCATATTCTTAGTACCAGAGCATGAAAAAAAGGATTCTCATGGACGGTTTTACTAATGAGATGTCCATCAAGTCACTCTGATATAGCACCAGCAAAATATACTCAAGATAGAGTTTAACCGTATCAAATGATCAGCGAATGCACTGAAGTTTCATGTAAAGCACATGTAGCAagaaaattacataaatagACTGCAAAAGGTTGGGATCATGAAAGAAACATAAACTCACATAAGATTCCTTTAAACAGCCCGAAGTTATATACCCAATTGCACATAACAATCCATGGTAATTTTCGAATCTGGTGCAATTCATCAAATATCCACATGAATTAGAAGGAGAATAGCAGTACAGACAAAATGATTTTGTGTCTGCCATACCTTGATGGGtgattttgatcaaatgttgaaGTGAGCTCAGACAGAAGATCCAGTGCAGCAGTGCTTGAAAGGGCTGAAGAAGTAATACCAAGCAGACGTGAGGCTGCTTCACGAGCATCAGCATCAACATGGCCCAGTAAAGTTCTTAGCCAATGTAAACGGTTCATATACCGCGATGACACCAACTAAAttataaaaggaaaaaggttTAAACATGTGAAGGAAGCATAGTCTGCTTTGACAGATAACATAGAAGAGAAACCTTTGGTTGACGGGAGGAAATATCGACCAATGACTTCAAGGCCAACGCGTGAAGTTCACTAGACCCTTCATATGACATGGCATGTTCTAAAATCACACACAATTTTGCTACTGGAGAATTAGATAGATCTTCTTGAAGAAAATACGGGACATCACTTTTCTCAAAACACTTCATTAGAAACTTTATCATTGCAAGAAATGTTTTTGTTGGGAAAAGCAACTTTCCGTTCCTCTGCTCATCGCAATGCAGCAACTGAGGCTgttggctataaatataatttaccaTCTCCGCAACATCAGGATAGTTGGAATCAGTTGCTATTGCAGAGGACTGTCTTTCATCATTTAAGAGATTCAGACCAGTTAAAGCCATCTCCCTGATGACAATATAAtcacataatttttattaaaagaaagcTAAATAGAATCCAACACACAAAGAAAACATGATGCCAACAACTCAGAGATATATTTGTCATCTTTTCTAACAAACCTTATGTCCAGTTTTACATCTGAAGCACCAATCATGCAAATGTACCGGCTTGGGCAGTGCTTCATATCATATAGTGTTGTTGCCCATCTTACAGCAGAAAAGCGGACCTCACTTTGCTCcttgaagaaaaaataggataaaaatggtaaaataagaaaatcatGCAAAATCTAAACGACTTAAAGTACTTGTATCCTCAAACAGTAGGGTTCAACTTTCAACTACcacaaaaaatagaagaacTAGTTATATTCCAATAGAACTTCTGATCAGGCCAATTAAGCATATCAAAATTCCATCCTTTTGTATTATTGCTTTCATGTATATCTAGATGagtctaattaaaaataaaattgaatcCCACAAATTCAGCTTTAGACTGGAAAACGTTCCATTTTGGTTCAGCTGTAAGTACTTAAGAATCTACAATGGCAAGAACAGCATCTTTACCTCTTGAGAATTTTCCAGAAGAAGTTCCTCAAGATCTTTCAGTATTACAACTGAAGCATCCTGGTATCAAGggcaagaaaaaaagaaatcacaaATATATTTCCATAAAAAGTGGAGTAAGCTAACAGCATATGAAAGAAACTTACTGTAGACAGATGCAGTAACAGGACAAAGCAATAATATTAAAGCCACAAGTCTGTAAACCTAAAATGTCAACAAAACATTTCTTGTTTCTCCCCTCTGCCAAACAAAGTCTCTAATGGCTGCTTTTATAGATACACGTTATAATTAGAACGAAGAACATAGCTAGCTACTAACTTATTTCAAGTCATATCTCAAGGTTTCCTTTCGGCAAAATAGTAGCAAGAATACATGATTTCAAGGCAAATTGGTTAGCATCTGGCATAGCTAGAACTTCGAGGTCCATATGCATGTGTATGAACGGATGGGATGGGTTAGTCCATCTTGGTTGTGAAAGGTCTAGCATTACAACATACACCTTGGTTTATAAAGACAACTCCTGGTTAACCCAACTGTAGCAAACGAGGACAACAGCTTAAACGAATTTCCATGTGCTTGGTTTAATCCAGTAATATTATAACATGCTTTGGACCATGGAACGTCAAAATCTGTTCATGTGCTTCATTGACAACAAACTAGTAGTTTGTAATGCATAAAGTCATCAGCCacaaagtaaaaatatttgactattgaGACTGATGATATATGTCATGACAGGCGTACAACACACTTTAGGGAAAATACTATAACGGTATAACCTCGAACCGCAATTCACAATCATCTTTGCCCACAGTTTTAGCAGTTAGGAAAGCAGTACAGCACCATATTAGGGAATTAGCATGTCCTCCACAATACCTTGTATGCTGTAGCAAGGGAAGTAGCTGCCTCCTGAATTGTCAAACGAAGAGATTGCTCCTCTAATCTTAAAGCAGTAAAGAGTCGTATAGCCATGTCAGTTTTGTTGCTGCAATGTTCAtgaaaagtagaaaaaaaatcagtctcCATAACAGAAATTAATCATGAGTCGAGAAAGTAGAGGAGTAAGAAAAGACCATACCACATACCTGAATAAATTAGGCATGCGAGTGGCAAGCAAACCAATGGCCTGGTatgcaaatattttaatatctctACTGGAAGAATCTGGACATGATGGAAATCAAGAAATCTTCACTGTTTTCTCAATTTATTCAACATGGCAAAATAGGAAAAGAATGCCAAGATAAACCATATGAATGTCTAAACAAATATTGCAGTTGATAAGTGCAAAACCTGCTTCTGTAGTGGAAGAAGCATCGAGCGAACGTAATATTCCACTGAGAATAACTGGACCGATTAACTTTAGTTGGTCGTTTGCTGCCTAAATCAATAAGGGAACAACGATAACTGATAAATGCTTGAGACCATGAAAGTTGACAGAAAGGGACCGAACTGccacaaatgaaaaatctaaaattggAATGGGACAAGTAACTAGTGCAAGAAGCTAATCAATATATGCTGAAAAACATACAAAGTGCACCTACATGTTTGAAAACCCAGACAGTAAACTCCATCCCTAACTGCTTTAACCTTGAAGTAGTTCCGTCTCCTGCATGCGTAGAAACACAGCAGAAACAAATATGAGTTTACTAACAGGACATGGCATGCTGAAGTTGAGTTATTGCCTTGCTGAAACTTCAATTGAGTAGTTTTAGCAATAATTGAATGCAACATAACAAAATACAATCTGGGGCTGAATAATCCAGGTTGTCAGAGAATTTGTGTTGCATATAATAGAAATAGACACATAGAAGGAACACATTGTGTCTATCTTGCAATTCCCTCCTTAAAGGAAGTGATGCATATATGCGTTTTGGGTTGCACCATTAATTTCAGGATAAGGATTATTAGTTTCTATATTAGATATTTCATGGGCTCTAGCACCTCTATATAAGGAGGCCACTGTTATCATTATCAttaagcaagaaaaaaatatcagtcCAGTTCCTCAATGTTCTTCATCCCAGTCTATGTCTACATCTTATCCCATCCCAGTTCACTAATTTAGCTATAGTGAGCCCAGTTAGGTAAATTACATGTGtatatttcaagaaaaaatataactctCTTACTTGTGCCAAACATGAAACATGAATTTCTACGCCCATGcttgatatttttatcattttattgtaaatatgttgtacattattgttaatttgatattaataatttttcagAAGGTCATCCTATTCTGTTCCTAGCTTTCCATAAAACTCTAAAAGATGcctaaaagaaaaattattgtaCAACATGACAAACATACCAAATCAATTTCTGTCCTACTTCGGTTCAGTGATGatataacaataaaaactAGCAAATAAAGGAATAATACATTAGTCAATAACACAGACAATTAACATTTCATTTAATTGGTCATGACAaccaataagaaaaataaaataatacacataaagcaaaaaaaaaaaacagaatacCATAGATGCAGCCAAAGATGCACTGAAGTGTGTAGGGGAATGCGTTTGCTGCAGCAATCGATCGGCAGAAAACACCCATAAGGCAAACTCGCAGTGAACTATGTGCTGGGGTGACCTTCAGTTCTGAAGCTATATTTTCTGCACTTGCAGTACCTGTGGCAACAAAGAACAATATCATGTACCATTCCAGACCACAAATATTCAGATCTGCACTGATAAAAACAAGCATGAGATTTTTATGAAACAAGTACTGACATTTAcaaattagaaaaagaaaagagaagcatGTGCACATGTGGCTGGCTATAGGAGTGCAATGTGAAAATACTGGGCCTGCTAACATACAAACtcatttacaaaatataaggcTTACTTTGGATGGGAACAAGGATTAAGAAGGGTTT is part of the Oryza brachyantha chromosome 11, ObraRS2, whole genome shotgun sequence genome and encodes:
- the LOC102714683 gene encoding proteasome adapter and scaffold protein ECM29 isoform X2 — translated: MAEPSSPAAGQTDAEREEALDRMLTRLALAEDARLAPLLARVLPYAITSLASPAASVRKLVMEILSHINKRVKHRPEISLPMLDLWRIYTESISSTIVRNFCVVYIEMAFDRLLSEDKGTIAPDLLINISNVPEQHQGIILRLVLKAIGECNTHKVDDTVASKYQAISGSNDGLVFADFCFHTILYQTPPQGIGCPAGLSVAQSDRVTGKLPLKGDTLTSRKLGILNVIEAMQLAPEIVYPLYLAAASDSQESVAKRGEELLKRKASTVNLEDPDLIKRLFSLFNGTASAENIASELKVTPAHSSLRVCLMGVFCRSIAAANAFPYTLQCIFGCIYGDGTTSRLKQLGMEFTVWVFKHAANDQLKLIGPVILSGILRSLDASSTTEADSSSRDIKIFAYQAIGLLATRMPNLFSNKTDMAIRLFTALRLEEQSLRLTIQEAATSLATAYKDASVVILKDLEELLLENSQEQSEVRFSAVRWATTLYDMKHCPSRYICMIGASDVKLDIREMALTGLNLLNDERQSSAIATDSNYPDVAEMVNYIYSQQPQLLHCDEQRNGKLLFPTKTFLAMIKFLMKCFEKSDVPYFLQEDLSNSPVAKLCVILEHAMSYEGSSELHALALKSLVDISSRQPKLVSSRYMNRLHWLRTLLGHVDADAREAASRLLGITSSALSSTAALDLLSELTSTFDQNHPSRFENYHGLLCAIGYITSGCLKESYITEEMVQKSTDVLVKVVESEGSALASTAMEALGHIGLRCALPSINRNSSQDALLTILNERLAKLLSENDTKAIQKILISLGHLSWNELSFAHLNNALDLIFSLSRSKVEDVLFAAGEALSFIWGQVPVTTDVILETNFVSLSQATNYLTGDAPLLVSVNSNKRSGCEEAHAMAREEIIKRLFDTLIYSSRKEERCAGTVWLVSLTMYCGQHPKILELLPQIQEALTHLLGDQNDLTQDLASQGMSIVYELGDASMKEQLVHALVNTLSGAAKKKRAIKLMEDSEVFQEGTIGNNPTGGRLSTYKELCSLANEMGQPDLIYKFMDLANYQAAINSKRGAAFGFSKIAKQAGEALQPHLHALIPRLVRYQYDPDKNIQDSMAHIWKLIVADPKKTIDEHYDLIVEDLLVQSGSRLWRSREASCLALADIIQGRRYSQVSKHLRKIWMTTFRAMDDIKETVRNAGDSLCRAVSSLTVRLCDVSLTSASDANETMNIVLPYLLSEGILSKVSSVQKASISLVMKLAKGAGPALKPHLAEFVSCMLECLSSLEDQRLNYVEMHAGNVGIQSEKLESLRIAVAKDSPMWETLDICLKVVDKESLDLLVPRLAQMVKSAVGLNTRVGVASFITLLVQKVMVEIKPYAATLLRILYSAVLEEKSSAAKRAFASSCASVLKYASPSQAQKLIEDTASLHLGEKNAQLSAAVLIKAYLSNAPDVLSGYNAVVLPVIFASRFDDDKDISALYGELWEDIPSSERVTLQLYLPEIVSLLCDCMSSSSWAGKRKSAKAIKKLCDALGESLSVHHNNILKSLLKELPGRFWEGKDAILDALASLCSSCHAAITAEDSGMPTVILNAVCVACSRKSKLYREAAFSCLQQVITAFRDLGFFNIVFPMLYEVSNQSVICKTRGSSPLAASSSAEQDESEGVSVSLDKVLKCVASCITIAFPQDIVNQRKNILEIILNSLSPEESWQIKLSSFLCIKELCHKFQNSDGSNNWPQETTYLVEELFHLTAPKVVDVISLVKIAQVHTAASECLLELSKLYRDFPLADRKGAKFTDELGGLCESEKSEQAKSILKQCITILKDLEDPTGVAMEMD
- the LOC102714683 gene encoding proteasome adapter and scaffold protein ECM29 isoform X3, whose protein sequence is MGVFCRSIAAANAFPYTLQCIFGCIYGDGTTSRLKQLGMEFTVWVFKHAANDQLKLIGPVILSGILRSLDASSTTEADSSSRDIKIFAYQAIGLLATRMPNLFSNKTDMAIRLFTALRLEEQSLRLTIQEAATSLATAYKDASVVILKDLEELLLENSQEEQSEVRFSAVRWATTLYDMKHCPSRYICMIGASDVKLDIREMALTGLNLLNDERQSSAIATDSNYPDVAEMVNYIYSQQPQLLHCDEQRNGKLLFPTKTFLAMIKFLMKCFEKSDVPYFLQEDLSNSPVAKLCVILEHAMSYEGSSELHALALKSLVDISSRQPKLVSSRYMNRLHWLRTLLGHVDADAREAASRLLGITSSALSSTAALDLLSELTSTFDQNHPSRFENYHGLLCAIGYITSGCLKESYITEEMVQKSTDVLVKVVESEGSALASTAMEALGHIGLRCALPSINRNSSQDALLTILNERLAKLLSENDTKAIQKILISLGHLSWNELSFAHLNNALDLIFSLSRSKVEDVLFAAGEALSFIWGQVPVTTDVILETNFVSLSQATNYLTGDAPLLVSVNSNKRSGCEEAHAMAREEIIKRLFDTLIYSSRKEERCAGTVWLVSLTMYCGQHPKILELLPQIQEALTHLLGDQNDLTQDLASQGMSIVYELGDASMKEQLVHALVNTLSGAAKKKRAIKLMEDSEVFQEGTIGNNPTGGRLSTYKELCSLANEMGQPDLIYKFMDLANYQAAINSKRGAAFGFSKIAKQAGEALQPHLHALIPRLVRYQYDPDKNIQDSMAHIWKLIVADPKKTIDEHYDLIVEDLLVQSGSRLWRSREASCLALADIIQGRRYSQVSKHLRKIWMTTFRAMDDIKETVRNAGDSLCRAVSSLTVRLCDVSLTSASDANETMNIVLPYLLSEGILSKVSSVQKASISLVMKLAKGAGPALKPHLAEFVSCMLECLSSLEDQRLNYVEMHAGNVGIQSEKLESLRIAVAKDSPMWETLDICLKVVDKESLDLLVPRLAQMVKSAVGLNTRVGVASFITLLVQKVMVEIKPYAATLLRILYSAVLEEKSSAAKRAFASSCASVLKYASPSQAQKLIEDTASLHLGEKNAQLSAAVLIKAYLSNAPDVLSGYNAVVLPVIFASRFDDDKDISALYGELWEDIPSSERVTLQLYLPEIVSLLCDCMSSSSWAGKRKSAKAIKKLCDALGESLSVHHNNILKSLLKELPGRFWEGKDAILDALASLCSSCHAAITAEDSGMPTVILNAVCVACSRKSKLYREAAFSCLQQVITAFRDLGFFNIVFPMLYEVSNQSVICKTRGSSPLAASSSAEQDESEGVSVSLDKVLKCVASCITIAFPQDIVNQRKNILEIILNSLSPEESWQIKLSSFLCIKELCHKFQNSDGSNNWPQETTYLVEELFHLTAPKVVDVISLVKIAQVHTAASECLLELSKLYRDFPLADRKGAKFTDELGGLCESEKSEQAKSILKQCITILKDLEDPTGVAMEMD
- the LOC102714683 gene encoding proteasome adapter and scaffold protein ECM29 isoform X1; the encoded protein is MAEPSSPAAGQTDAEREEALDRMLTRLALAEDARLAPLLARVLPYAITSLASPAASVRKLVMEILSHINKRVKHRPEISLPMLDLWRIYTESISSTIVRNFCVVYIEMAFDRLLSEDKGTIAPDLLINISNVPEQHQGIILRLVLKAIGECNTHKVDDTVASKYQAISGSNDGLVFADFCFHTILYQTPPQGIGCPAGLSVAQSDRVTGKLPLKGDTLTSRKLGILNVIEAMQLAPEIVYPLYLAAASDSQESVAKRGEELLKRKASTVNLEDPDLIKRLFSLFNGTASAENIASELKVTPAHSSLRVCLMGVFCRSIAAANAFPYTLQCIFGCIYGDGTTSRLKQLGMEFTVWVFKHAANDQLKLIGPVILSGILRSLDASSTTEADSSSRDIKIFAYQAIGLLATRMPNLFSNKTDMAIRLFTALRLEEQSLRLTIQEAATSLATAYKDASVVILKDLEELLLENSQEEQSEVRFSAVRWATTLYDMKHCPSRYICMIGASDVKLDIREMALTGLNLLNDERQSSAIATDSNYPDVAEMVNYIYSQQPQLLHCDEQRNGKLLFPTKTFLAMIKFLMKCFEKSDVPYFLQEDLSNSPVAKLCVILEHAMSYEGSSELHALALKSLVDISSRQPKLVSSRYMNRLHWLRTLLGHVDADAREAASRLLGITSSALSSTAALDLLSELTSTFDQNHPSRFENYHGLLCAIGYITSGCLKESYITEEMVQKSTDVLVKVVESEGSALASTAMEALGHIGLRCALPSINRNSSQDALLTILNERLAKLLSENDTKAIQKILISLGHLSWNELSFAHLNNALDLIFSLSRSKVEDVLFAAGEALSFIWGQVPVTTDVILETNFVSLSQATNYLTGDAPLLVSVNSNKRSGCEEAHAMAREEIIKRLFDTLIYSSRKEERCAGTVWLVSLTMYCGQHPKILELLPQIQEALTHLLGDQNDLTQDLASQGMSIVYELGDASMKEQLVHALVNTLSGAAKKKRAIKLMEDSEVFQEGTIGNNPTGGRLSTYKELCSLANEMGQPDLIYKFMDLANYQAAINSKRGAAFGFSKIAKQAGEALQPHLHALIPRLVRYQYDPDKNIQDSMAHIWKLIVADPKKTIDEHYDLIVEDLLVQSGSRLWRSREASCLALADIIQGRRYSQVSKHLRKIWMTTFRAMDDIKETVRNAGDSLCRAVSSLTVRLCDVSLTSASDANETMNIVLPYLLSEGILSKVSSVQKASISLVMKLAKGAGPALKPHLAEFVSCMLECLSSLEDQRLNYVEMHAGNVGIQSEKLESLRIAVAKDSPMWETLDICLKVVDKESLDLLVPRLAQMVKSAVGLNTRVGVASFITLLVQKVMVEIKPYAATLLRILYSAVLEEKSSAAKRAFASSCASVLKYASPSQAQKLIEDTASLHLGEKNAQLSAAVLIKAYLSNAPDVLSGYNAVVLPVIFASRFDDDKDISALYGELWEDIPSSERVTLQLYLPEIVSLLCDCMSSSSWAGKRKSAKAIKKLCDALGESLSVHHNNILKSLLKELPGRFWEGKDAILDALASLCSSCHAAITAEDSGMPTVILNAVCVACSRKSKLYREAAFSCLQQVITAFRDLGFFNIVFPMLYEVSNQSVICKTRGSSPLAASSSAEQDESEGVSVSLDKVLKCVASCITIAFPQDIVNQRKNILEIILNSLSPEESWQIKLSSFLCIKELCHKFQNSDGSNNWPQETTYLVEELFHLTAPKVVDVISLVKIAQVHTAASECLLELSKLYRDFPLADRKGAKFTDELGGLCESEKSEQAKSILKQCITILKDLEDPTGVAMEMD